The window TGCACTTAACTCGTTCATGGCAGATGCAAATTTGTCGAAATTTACTTTGTAAGTTCCTTTAGCCGTACGCTCAAAGGCACCTTTTTCCTGAAAGTAATTAAAGCATTGCATATTGGCTTTACCGTGCGCTTCCGAAACGCCAAAGCGTACCGAGCGTAAAATACCAGCCATAAAAGTGGTGTAATAATCTTTTATATCGCCCTGTAATTCACCTTTTTTAAGCAGGCCTGTTACCATATACAAACCTAAAATATCGGCTTTACCTTCTTCCAGCCAGCTGTATTGTTCTTTTAAAGCCGCACGAACGAAGCCTTTACCGGTTATTGTTTTCTTAATACCTAAACCATGCGCAACTTCGTGGAACATTACATTGGCAAAAAAGGCATCGAACTTAATGTATTTTTGTTGCTCGGCATCAATCAGTTCTTTCGAAATAGGGACCAGTATTTTGTCGAATTTTGCCTGCATTGCATTTTTCAGCTGCGAGCGACGGGTGCCTTTTTCCTGCTGTATTTTCTCGTCGTTGGGTAAGTTAACAGCAATTGTTTTCGATCCGGCATTGCAATCGCCGGCATAATAAACCACATCGTATGCATTTAATTCAGAATCCGTTCCCGGTGTTTCGGTTTTGTATTTTGCTTCAACAGGTAAATTTTTCTGCAATTCGGGCAGCATTTTTACATACTTGGCTAAACGCTTGCTCCACTCTTTATCCTTAATCAGAACATAAGCCTCGTAACTGGTGCGCGCATTGAAAAGTTTATCTTCATAATTCTCAATCGGGCCAATAATGATATCCAAACCATTGGTTTTCATATCCAACCAGGCATAATCACTAGCTGTAAAATTATCGGTTACCAAGGCATCAGCCCTTAAATTCAGATATTTTTTTAGGCCGGCATCTTCAGCTATTAAGGCTGCCTGTTTCAATAACGAACTTACTTTCTGCAACTCAGCGGCAAATAAAACATGGTAAGGCACGGTAGATAATTTGCCCGTGCTATCTTTCCTGATAACCGAATAAGCGCCAAACTTATCAGCCAGATCAGATTTTTCTACTGCTTCTTTGGTAATACCATAAGGGTAGAACGTTGCACCTTCAGGCTTTACGCCAACTCCCTGTACAAAAGGCTTATCATTATTTAACCTATCCCACGGACCGTAGTTGATGTTTACAAAATCGCGTGTTTTTTCATCTTTGATGGTAGCCAAAAGACTATCGCGTTGCGGGTATACCTGTTTCCAATACAACTCGTCCATGATTTCTGCCGACTGAATAAGTAGCGGCAATATTTTACGGTCGTTAACGCTTAGCTGGTTAATGTTGGTGGTTAGTTTTACCTTTTCGTAAATCGGCAAACGATCGGCCACATAACTGGTCAGGCTGTCTTTTTGTACAGCTCCGTTTTTATCATCAGCAGGTTTAGAGCCCCCACCGCAAGCAGACAACGCAGCTACAGAAACAGCCAAAACCGGCAAAAGTATAGTTGATTTGTATAAATTCTTCATATTAAAGTATATCGCCGCTAAATTAGTAATTTTTGAAAGCTTTGTATAAAGTTTGATGCATTGGGCGAAGTTTAGCCTAACTTTGTAACTTCATTCTTTTAATCAACATGCCTATGCTGTTTTCTAATTTATACAAAACCTCTATCATAACTGCTTTTTCTCTAACAATGGTTTTAGCCTCATGTACCACGAGCAAGTATGCGGCAACCGAAAAAATTTATAAGGACAAAGCAAAAGGTTTTGCAGAAATTATTGGCACTGTACCTCCAACAGGGCAACTTTATGATTCATTAAATGCAACAAACCAACAGTGGATTGGTTCTGTAAATTTTGGGATACGTAAACCCAATTTTGTAGTGATACACCATACCGCGCAAGATAGCCTGGCACAAACAGTTAAAACCTTTTTTTCAACAAAAGCCGGCACCAGTGCGCACTATGTTGTTAGCCGCGATGGCAAAGTAGTACACATGGTAAACGATTATTTGCGTGCCAACCATGCCGGTATAAGCAAATGGGGCAAAGATACCGATCTGAATTCTTCTTCTATTGGTATCGAACTGGATAATAATGGTTTAACCGATCCATGGCCCGATGCACAAATTAACAGCCTCCTTAAACTATTGGCTACTTTAAAGAAAACTTACGGTATCCCGACTGCCAATTTTATTGGTCATGCCGATATTGCGCCAAAGCGTAAAAATGATCCTAAAAACTTCCCCTGGAAAAAACTGGCCGATAAGGGCTTTGGCTACTGGTACGATGATGTGTTGAAAAACCCACCTACCGATTTTAATACCGAAATGGCTTTAAAATATATCGGTTATGATACCAGCAACCTGCCTGCTGCAATTACCGCTTTCAAAATCCACTTCATTCAAACCGATATTACATCGACACTTACACCTGTAGATATTTTGGTGCTTTATAATGTGTATACGAAATACTAAAAGATGGGAAAAGGATGATGGAAGATGTAAGAGGGGGAATTCATATCATACACTGTTAACCAGTTTAAACAATTAACCGATTAACCCCTATTAACAAGAAAGCACAGACAAACCACGTTAATCCGTGTTCATCTGTGCCTATCTGTGGTTAAAATAGCTAAAACTAATTTGGTTTCTTAAACGTATCTTTTAACGTAACCGTACGGTTAAATACCAGTTTATCGGCTGTCGAATCTTTATCCAAACAGAAATAACCTTTACGGATAAACTGATAACGGCTTTCTAAATTGGCATCGGCCAAAGCTGGTTCAATGTAAGCGTTTGGCAATACCGTTAAGCTCTCGGGATTTAAATAATCTTTAAAGTCGCCTTCTTCTGCATCAGGTGTTTCTGAAGTAAATAAACGCTCATACAAGCGGATTTCAGCAGTTTTGGCATGTTGTGCACTTACCCAGTGTATGGTTCCTTTCACATTTATTCCGCTGGTATCATTTCCGCTCTTCGATTCAGGAATATAAGTACAACGAATTTCGGTAACGTTACCGTTTTCATCTTTCACAAAATCCTCACATTTTACAATGTAAGCAAATTTTAAACGTACCATTGCGCCAGGCGCCAAACGGAACCATTTTTTAGCTGGCACCTCCATAAAATCTTCACGCTCTATCCAAAGTTCGTTGCTGAAAGGAATTACACGGGTACCACCGCCATCTTCTGCTTCCGGGTTATTTTCGCCAATTAAATCTTCCGAATTTTTATCATAATTGGTAATAACCAGTTTAATCGGATCTAAAACCGCCATTACACGGTTAGCGCTTTTATTCAGGTCTTCACGAATACAGAATTCAAGCAAACTCAACTCAATTAAATTTTCGCGTTTAGCAATACCAATACGTTCGCAAAACTCGCGAACACTCTTTGGCGTAAAACCTCTTCTGCGCAAACCCGAAATGGTTGGCATGCGCGGATCGTCCCAACCGTTAACCAAATTTTCGTTAACCAGTTGCAGCAGCTTACGCTTACTCATTACTGTTGAAGTAAGGTTTAAACGTGCAAACTCATATTGTTTGGAAGGGAAAATCTCTAATTTTTCGATAAGCCAATCGTACAGTTCGCGGTGCGAAACAT is drawn from Pedobacter sp. HDW13 and contains these coding sequences:
- a CDS encoding Zn-dependent hydrolase, whose amino-acid sequence is MKNLYKSTILLPVLAVSVAALSACGGGSKPADDKNGAVQKDSLTSYVADRLPIYEKVKLTTNINQLSVNDRKILPLLIQSAEIMDELYWKQVYPQRDSLLATIKDEKTRDFVNINYGPWDRLNNDKPFVQGVGVKPEGATFYPYGITKEAVEKSDLADKFGAYSVIRKDSTGKLSTVPYHVLFAAELQKVSSLLKQAALIAEDAGLKKYLNLRADALVTDNFTASDYAWLDMKTNGLDIIIGPIENYEDKLFNARTSYEAYVLIKDKEWSKRLAKYVKMLPELQKNLPVEAKYKTETPGTDSELNAYDVVYYAGDCNAGSKTIAVNLPNDEKIQQEKGTRRSQLKNAMQAKFDKILVPISKELIDAEQQKYIKFDAFFANVMFHEVAHGLGIKKTITGKGFVRAALKEQYSWLEEGKADILGLYMVTGLLKKGELQGDIKDYYTTFMAGILRSVRFGVSEAHGKANMQCFNYFQEKGAFERTAKGTYKVNFDKFASAMNELSAFIITLQGNGDKVAVEKAQKEKAIIHPELQTDLDRLTKKNIPVDVIFEQGVDVLGVK
- a CDS encoding N-acetylmuramoyl-L-alanine amidase gives rise to the protein MVLASCTTSKYAATEKIYKDKAKGFAEIIGTVPPTGQLYDSLNATNQQWIGSVNFGIRKPNFVVIHHTAQDSLAQTVKTFFSTKAGTSAHYVVSRDGKVVHMVNDYLRANHAGISKWGKDTDLNSSSIGIELDNNGLTDPWPDAQINSLLKLLATLKKTYGIPTANFIGHADIAPKRKNDPKNFPWKKLADKGFGYWYDDVLKNPPTDFNTEMALKYIGYDTSNLPAAITAFKIHFIQTDITSTLTPVDILVLYNVYTKY
- a CDS encoding glutamine--tRNA ligase/YqeY domain fusion protein, with product MSEEKSLNFIEEIVENDLNSGKYETLVTRFPPEPNGYLHIGHAKAICLNFGLTQKYGGYTNLRFDDTNPVTEKTEYVNSQQEDIKWLGFNWKNELYASDYFDELYGFAVKLIEKGLAYVDESSADEIASLKGTPTEPGQDSPYRNRSVEENLAIFTKMKNGEFADGAYILRAKIDMASPNMLMRDPIIYRIKHAEHHRTGNKWCIYPMYDFAHGQSDSIENITHSICTLEYVSHRELYDWLIEKLEIFPSKQYEFARLNLTSTVMSKRKLLQLVNENLVNGWDDPRMPTISGLRRRGFTPKSVREFCERIGIAKRENLIELSLLEFCIREDLNKSANRVMAVLDPIKLVITNYDKNSEDLIGENNPEAEDGGGTRVIPFSNELWIEREDFMEVPAKKWFRLAPGAMVRLKFAYIVKCEDFVKDENGNVTEIRCTYIPESKSGNDTSGINVKGTIHWVSAQHAKTAEIRLYERLFTSETPDAEEGDFKDYLNPESLTVLPNAYIEPALADANLESRYQFIRKGYFCLDKDSTADKLVFNRTVTLKDTFKKPN